In Pedobacter sp. WC2423, the following are encoded in one genomic region:
- the dnaA gene encoding chromosomal replication initiator protein DnaA, producing the protein MQNTCTTVWNNSLQTIKANIPNQSYKTWFEPISALKLEGNVLTVQVPSLFFYEWLEEHYVGLLRKTVKQELGDEGRLEYNIVVDNKPSKSNTPYIAASSPANTNTIASKALPTPAPISKDLRNPFVIPGLKKLNVDPQLNSNYTLENYIEGDCNRLARSAGFAVAAKPGATSFNPLMIYGAVGLGKTHLAQAIGNEIKRTYPDKLVIFVSCEKFCQQFVESLKNNTINDFVNFYQAMDVIIMDDIHNFAGKEKTQDIFFHIFNHLHQSGKQIIITSDKAPKDLSGLEERLLSRFKWGLSADLQIPDLETRIAILRKKMASDGIDLPAEVVEYVAHNIDNNVRELEGAMVSLLAQATLNKKEIDLALAKSMLKNFIKNTSKEISMEYIQKLVCEYFEVAVDLVKSPTRKREVVQARQISMYLSKSLTKSSLKSIGAFYGGRDHSTVIYACQTVEDLIDSDKKFKGYVTDIQKKLKMS; encoded by the coding sequence ATGCAGAATACTTGTACAACAGTGTGGAATAACTCGCTTCAAACCATTAAAGCTAACATCCCGAATCAAAGTTATAAAACTTGGTTTGAGCCGATCTCAGCCTTAAAATTAGAAGGTAACGTTTTAACTGTGCAAGTACCAAGTTTGTTCTTCTATGAGTGGTTAGAAGAGCATTACGTTGGCCTTTTGCGCAAAACAGTAAAGCAGGAACTAGGAGATGAAGGCCGTTTGGAATACAACATTGTTGTAGACAATAAGCCATCAAAAAGCAATACACCATACATTGCTGCAAGCTCACCGGCAAACACCAATACTATTGCTTCGAAAGCACTGCCAACACCAGCGCCAATCAGTAAAGACCTGAGAAATCCTTTTGTGATCCCGGGTTTGAAAAAACTAAACGTTGATCCTCAGCTAAACTCTAATTACACTTTAGAGAATTACATTGAGGGAGACTGTAACCGTCTGGCACGCTCTGCGGGCTTCGCTGTGGCTGCTAAACCTGGCGCAACATCATTCAATCCATTAATGATTTATGGTGCAGTAGGATTAGGTAAAACGCATTTGGCACAGGCCATCGGAAATGAGATCAAACGTACTTACCCAGACAAATTAGTAATTTTTGTATCCTGCGAAAAATTCTGTCAGCAATTCGTTGAATCTCTGAAAAATAACACGATCAATGACTTCGTGAACTTTTACCAGGCAATGGATGTAATTATCATGGATGATATTCACAACTTCGCCGGAAAAGAAAAAACACAAGATATCTTCTTCCATATTTTTAATCATTTACATCAATCTGGTAAACAAATCATTATTACTTCAGATAAAGCACCAAAAGACTTATCTGGCTTAGAAGAACGTTTGCTGAGTCGTTTCAAATGGGGTTTATCAGCAGATTTGCAAATTCCTGATTTAGAAACAAGGATTGCTATTCTGAGAAAGAAAATGGCTAGTGATGGTATTGACCTGCCAGCAGAGGTAGTGGAGTACGTTGCCCATAACATTGATAACAATGTCCGTGAACTGGAAGGTGCTATGGTTTCTTTACTTGCGCAGGCAACTTTAAATAAAAAAGAGATCGACCTGGCACTTGCCAAATCGATGTTGAAGAATTTCATTAAGAATACATCCAAAGAAATTTCAATGGAATATATCCAGAAATTAGTTTGTGAATATTTTGAAGTTGCTGTTGACCTTGTTAAATCACCAACCCGTAAACGTGAGGTGGTACAAGCCAGACAAATCTCTATGTACCTGTCTAAAAGCCTGACTAAATCTTCTTTGAAAAGTATTGGCGCATTTTACGGAGGCAGAGATCACTCTACTGTGATTTATGCCTGCCAGACTGTAGAAGATCTGATTGACAGTGATAAGAAATTCAAAGGATATGTAACCGATATCCAGAAGAAATTAAAGATGAGTTAA
- a CDS encoding glycoside hydrolase N-terminal domain-containing protein, whose protein sequence is MKKLFLFFAGLPLLVIQASAQPNNHKLIYDKPATQFEEALPLGNGRMGVMVYGGVQTERFSLNEATLWAGGPVNPDMNPQAKTYLKPVREALFAENYKKADSLVHFMQGKFSESYAPLGNLFFNFKHQGEPVAYRRELDIQNAKSKVSYTLNGTAYTRETFISHPDQLVVVRLTASGKDKLDFTCHLNSLLRHKVSSNGKVLSMNGHSPVHVSPGYYRNEVIWDDVNAMRFTAQLKVLKTDGKFNTEDSVLHISGAREAVIVLSMATSYNGFDVNPGTRGKNELKIADDYLKKAVSYAVLLKNHTQDFRKYYDRVQLTLGDEDRAELNTADRLNAFAAGKNDNALVALYYQYSRYLLISSSRSGGEPTNLQGIWNEKVQPPWSSNYTTNINAEMNYWGVETANLPEMHQPLLDFIGRLAKNGAVTARNYYGAGGWVLHHNSDIWAMTNPVGDFGNGSPAWANWPMGGNWMATHLWEHYAFTQDATYLKAQAYPLMKGAVQFCLDFLVADKNGYLLTAPSTSPENNYITPSGYVGALLYGGTSDLAIIRELFNDYVKASELLNADPDIRNQVKNALKRMLPYRIGKAGNLQEWYHDWKDEDPKHRHVSHLFGAYPGYSITSAANPELANAVRKSLTVRTNEGTGWAITWRINLWARMQNGERAYDALKKLLRFVGNGADVKMNGGGTYANLFCAHPPFQIDGNFGGGAGIAEMLLQSHQGYIELLPAIPAEWKQGQVKGLIARGGYSIDMQWEDGKLISAQLKAKKAGNCKIKYGNKIISLPVASGSTYNLSELL, encoded by the coding sequence ATGAAGAAACTTTTCCTTTTTTTTGCCGGCCTCCCGTTGCTTGTAATTCAAGCTTCTGCACAACCAAATAACCATAAACTCATTTATGATAAACCCGCCACGCAATTTGAAGAGGCACTGCCATTAGGAAATGGCAGAATGGGAGTGATGGTTTATGGTGGTGTTCAGACTGAAAGATTTTCGTTGAATGAAGCTACATTATGGGCAGGAGGACCTGTTAATCCGGACATGAATCCGCAAGCGAAAACTTATCTAAAGCCAGTAAGGGAAGCTTTGTTTGCAGAAAACTATAAAAAAGCAGATTCACTGGTGCATTTTATGCAGGGCAAATTCTCAGAATCTTATGCGCCGCTTGGTAACCTGTTTTTTAATTTTAAACATCAGGGAGAGCCTGTGGCTTATCGAAGAGAGCTTGATATACAAAATGCAAAGAGTAAAGTCAGCTATACACTTAATGGAACAGCTTATACCCGGGAAACTTTTATCTCTCATCCGGATCAGCTGGTTGTAGTCCGGCTTACTGCAAGCGGAAAAGATAAGCTGGATTTTACCTGCCATTTAAACAGTCTGCTAAGGCATAAGGTATCTTCAAATGGTAAAGTCCTGTCAATGAACGGACATTCGCCTGTACATGTTTCTCCAGGTTATTACAGGAACGAAGTGATCTGGGATGATGTCAATGCAATGCGTTTTACTGCGCAGCTTAAAGTGCTTAAAACAGATGGAAAGTTTAATACAGAAGATAGTGTGCTGCATATTTCAGGTGCACGTGAAGCGGTTATTGTGCTTTCTATGGCAACCAGTTATAATGGGTTTGACGTCAATCCGGGTACCCGTGGAAAAAATGAATTAAAAATAGCGGATGATTATCTGAAAAAAGCGGTTTCTTATGCTGTGCTTTTAAAAAATCATACGCAGGATTTCAGAAAATATTATGACCGGGTACAGCTTACTTTAGGCGATGAGGACCGTGCAGAGCTGAATACTGCAGACCGGTTGAATGCCTTTGCTGCTGGTAAAAATGATAATGCACTGGTTGCTTTATATTATCAATACAGCAGGTATCTATTGATCAGTTCATCAAGGTCAGGCGGGGAGCCTACCAATTTACAGGGAATCTGGAATGAAAAAGTACAACCACCCTGGAGTAGTAATTATACAACCAATATCAATGCTGAAATGAATTACTGGGGTGTGGAAACTGCAAATTTGCCTGAGATGCATCAGCCATTACTTGATTTTATAGGTCGTCTGGCAAAAAACGGCGCTGTAACAGCCAGGAATTATTATGGAGCGGGTGGCTGGGTGTTACATCATAACAGTGATATCTGGGCGATGACCAATCCTGTTGGTGATTTTGGAAATGGTTCTCCGGCATGGGCAAACTGGCCAATGGGTGGTAACTGGATGGCTACTCACCTTTGGGAACATTACGCTTTTACACAAGATGCAACCTATTTAAAAGCGCAGGCTTACCCGTTGATGAAAGGTGCAGTACAATTTTGTCTTGATTTTTTAGTTGCAGATAAAAATGGCTATCTTTTAACTGCTCCCTCAACTTCGCCAGAAAATAATTATATCACGCCATCCGGATATGTTGGCGCTTTATTATATGGTGGTACGTCCGATTTAGCTATTATCAGAGAATTATTTAATGATTATGTAAAGGCAAGCGAGCTGTTAAATGCAGATCCTGATATACGTAATCAGGTTAAAAACGCTTTAAAAAGGATGTTGCCCTATCGTATAGGCAAGGCAGGGAATTTACAGGAATGGTATCATGACTGGAAGGACGAGGATCCTAAGCACAGGCATGTTTCTCATCTTTTTGGTGCTTATCCGGGTTATTCTATTACCTCGGCAGCAAACCCTGAGCTGGCCAATGCAGTCAGAAAATCTTTAACTGTGCGTACCAATGAAGGAACCGGGTGGGCAATTACCTGGAGAATCAATTTGTGGGCAAGAATGCAGAATGGGGAAAGAGCCTACGATGCGTTAAAAAAACTATTGCGTTTTGTAGGTAACGGGGCAGACGTGAAAATGAACGGTGGTGGTACTTATGCGAATCTGTTTTGTGCGCATCCGCCATTTCAGATTGACGGCAACTTTGGCGGAGGAGCGGGTATTGCAGAAATGCTTTTACAAAGTCATCAGGGGTATATTGAACTGTTGCCGGCTATTCCTGCCGAATGGAAACAAGGGCAGGTTAAGGGCTTGATTGCCAGGGGAGGGTATAGTATTGATATGCAGTGGGAAGATGGTAAACTGATCTCGGCACAGTTGAAGGCTAAAAAAGCAGGGAATTGCAAGATTAAATACGGAAATAAAATAATCAGCTTGCCTGTGGCCTCAGGAAGCACTTATAACCTCTCTGAGTTGCTGTAA
- the sbnA gene encoding 2,3-diaminopropionate biosynthesis protein SbnA translates to MLNELGKLAAFIGNTPLIELKNNEANLFAKLEYNNFSGSSKDRAAFSIIYNGIKSGKITDHTTIIASSSGNLAIAVASICKRLKLRFIPVIDPNINSSYETLLNLMSYQVVKVTERDHTGGYLLTRINVVNELQERTPDSFIADQYGDPNNYKGYYGLGEEIIASFDRLDYIFVAVSSSGAITGISDFIKRKRPEVKIVGVDVEGSVIFSDKPVKRYISGIGASQVPPIMENAIIDDVVIVSQMSIIRGCNELLNEQAIFAGASSGAVYLAAKNYFRFNGSDPKATSLLIFPDKGHTYLDTIYNQEWGIQLAARLNEEVLSINF, encoded by the coding sequence ATGTTAAACGAACTAGGAAAACTCGCTGCCTTTATTGGCAATACCCCCCTAATTGAACTGAAAAATAATGAAGCCAACCTTTTTGCAAAGTTAGAATACAATAATTTTTCGGGAAGTTCAAAAGACCGTGCTGCATTCAGCATCATTTACAACGGTATCAAATCGGGGAAAATTACGGACCATACAACTATCATTGCGTCGAGTTCAGGTAATCTTGCCATAGCAGTTGCTTCTATCTGTAAAAGACTTAAATTAAGATTTATCCCGGTAATCGATCCTAATATTAATTCCTCTTACGAGACTTTATTAAACCTCATGTCTTACCAGGTTGTGAAAGTTACCGAAAGAGATCATACCGGAGGATACTTGTTAACCCGGATTAATGTCGTGAATGAATTACAGGAAAGAACGCCGGATTCTTTTATTGCTGATCAGTATGGAGATCCTAATAACTATAAAGGTTATTATGGACTTGGAGAAGAAATTATTGCCTCTTTTGATCGTCTGGACTATATTTTTGTTGCAGTAAGCTCCAGCGGAGCGATTACTGGTATATCTGATTTTATCAAGAGAAAAAGACCAGAAGTGAAAATTGTAGGGGTAGATGTAGAAGGTTCTGTCATTTTTAGTGACAAGCCTGTCAAACGTTATATCTCAGGAATAGGCGCGAGCCAGGTTCCTCCGATTATGGAAAATGCAATTATTGACGATGTGGTTATTGTTTCTCAAATGAGTATTATCAGAGGTTGTAATGAACTGCTGAATGAGCAGGCAATTTTTGCAGGAGCTTCTTCAGGTGCTGTTTACCTGGCTGCGAAAAATTATTTCAGATTTAATGGTAGTGATCCCAAAGCTACTTCGCTATTGATTTTTCCAGATAAAGGCCATACTTATTTAGATACCATTTATAACCAGGAATGGGGTATACAACTGGCAGCCAGGTTAAACGAAGAAGTCCTTTCCATCAATTTTTAA
- a CDS encoding ABC transporter ATP-binding protein, translating to MQNPTVVKVKSVKSNSLKPLLRLLHYVKPYWLEFSSGLFLLMVASVSGLALPKLLGQLIDGGKQGIESGKTTYIGWLLIIILVLQAIFSFFRVVLFVNVTEKTLAALRQTVYSHLIKMPMRVFLHKRVGELSSRISADITLLQEIFNTTLAELVRQSVIIIGGLVLLMYTSFELTIFMLLLLPVMMVVGELFGQFLNKYAMQVQDKVALSNTVVEETLQGIFSVKAFVSEFFEIGRYREHTNEMARLGMKGGKYKGLFSSFVIIGMFGTLVAVIWRGVTTGVASGELISFLLYSIFIATSISGLAEVYTSLQKSIGATTHLFELLEEPVEELTDFKSIAPGNLLHGTIAFRNIHFHYPTREDINVLQGVSFEAFSNQKVAIVGSSGAGKSTIVSLLLRLYDPSKGGVFFDGRDSASIPLSELRAQIAVVPQDVFLFGGTIGDNIGYGRKGASKEEIIAAAEKANAWEFIQRFPMGLDTIVGERGIQLSGGQRQRIAIARAVLKAPRILILDEATSALDSESERLVQDALDKLMEGRTSIVIAHRLATVRQADKIIVLHQGQIVEEGTHHELIDVSGGLYRNLSEMQFTN from the coding sequence ATGCAAAATCCGACAGTTGTTAAAGTTAAAAGTGTCAAGAGTAATTCTCTTAAACCATTATTACGTTTATTACATTATGTAAAGCCCTATTGGCTGGAATTCAGTTCAGGACTTTTTTTGCTGATGGTGGCCAGCGTATCTGGTTTGGCGCTGCCAAAATTACTCGGGCAATTGATTGATGGCGGGAAGCAGGGTATTGAATCTGGTAAAACTACCTATATAGGCTGGTTGCTGATTATTATTCTTGTGCTGCAGGCGATATTCTCTTTTTTCAGGGTAGTCTTGTTTGTGAACGTGACGGAGAAAACACTGGCTGCTTTACGCCAGACAGTCTATAGTCATCTGATCAAAATGCCGATGCGTGTTTTTTTGCACAAACGTGTAGGGGAACTGAGCAGCAGGATTTCGGCTGATATCACGTTGTTGCAGGAAATATTCAATACTACATTAGCAGAACTGGTGAGGCAATCGGTCATTATTATTGGTGGCCTGGTTTTACTGATGTATACTTCATTCGAACTGACTATTTTCATGCTGCTGTTATTACCGGTCATGATGGTTGTGGGAGAATTGTTCGGGCAATTCCTGAATAAATATGCAATGCAGGTACAGGATAAGGTAGCCCTGTCCAATACTGTTGTAGAAGAAACCTTGCAGGGGATTTTCAGTGTGAAAGCTTTTGTCAGTGAGTTTTTTGAAATTGGGCGCTACCGTGAACATACGAACGAAATGGCCCGGTTAGGAATGAAAGGCGGTAAGTACAAAGGTTTATTTAGCTCATTTGTTATTATCGGGATGTTCGGAACACTGGTCGCGGTAATCTGGCGTGGGGTAACCACAGGAGTGGCTTCAGGTGAACTTATTTCTTTCTTATTGTATTCTATATTTATTGCCACTTCTATTTCTGGTCTGGCAGAAGTATATACTTCTTTACAGAAAAGTATCGGAGCAACTACCCATCTTTTCGAATTGCTGGAAGAACCGGTAGAGGAACTGACAGATTTCAAGAGCATTGCACCGGGAAATCTGCTTCATGGAACAATCGCTTTCCGTAATATTCACTTTCATTATCCTACAAGGGAAGATATAAATGTGTTGCAGGGGGTGTCTTTTGAGGCCTTTTCAAATCAGAAAGTCGCGATTGTTGGCTCAAGCGGAGCCGGTAAAAGCACAATTGTGTCCTTATTATTGAGACTATATGACCCTTCAAAAGGAGGGGTGTTCTTTGATGGAAGGGACAGTGCGAGTATTCCATTATCGGAATTGAGAGCGCAGATTGCAGTTGTTCCACAAGATGTTTTTCTTTTTGGCGGAACCATTGGAGACAATATTGGTTACGGCAGAAAAGGTGCTTCCAAAGAGGAAATTATTGCTGCTGCGGAAAAAGCAAATGCCTGGGAGTTTATCCAGAGATTTCCAATGGGATTGGATACCATTGTAGGGGAGCGGGGAATACAACTTTCCGGCGGACAGCGTCAGCGGATTGCAATTGCCCGTGCGGTATTGAAAGCTCCGCGTATTTTAATACTGGATGAAGCCACATCGGCACTGGATTCAGAGTCTGAAAGACTGGTGCAGGATGCGCTGGATAAATTGATGGAAGGACGTACGTCTATCGTGATTGCGCATCGTCTGGCTACAGTAAGGCAGGCTGATAAAATTATAGTACTTCACCAGGGGCAGATTGTTGAAGAAGGTACGCACCATGAACTGATTGATGTGAGTGGCGGCTTGTACCGGAACCTGAGTGAAATGCAGTTTACGAACTAA
- a CDS encoding MBL fold metallo-hydrolase produces the protein MEVKLFRVSDGKMKNQCYLIHEGETGVLVDPAWDYELINDFLSAHQIILKGVLLTHSHKDHVNLASTFAELHGVPVYMSATEIRDYNFSCQNLQPVYHLEELIIDNLKIMPVVTPGHTSGSTCYQAGSHCFTGDTVFIEGVGACGINDIDALYNSVQFFKGYFSKNTLIWPGHSFGMAAGQELDFLMSNNLYFMIDEKNMFADFRMRKNRPDPLAFK, from the coding sequence ATGGAGGTGAAACTTTTTCGCGTTTCTGATGGGAAGATGAAAAATCAATGTTATCTGATTCATGAGGGCGAAACTGGTGTACTGGTTGACCCGGCATGGGATTATGAGCTGATCAATGATTTCTTATCAGCGCATCAAATTATATTAAAAGGAGTGCTTTTAACACATTCGCATAAGGATCATGTAAATCTGGCCTCAACTTTTGCGGAGCTGCATGGAGTTCCGGTTTATATGTCTGCAACTGAAATCAGGGACTATAATTTTAGTTGTCAGAATTTGCAACCGGTTTACCATTTGGAAGAGCTGATCATAGACAATTTAAAGATTATGCCTGTAGTTACACCGGGGCACACTTCAGGAAGTACCTGTTACCAGGCTGGATCTCACTGTTTTACCGGAGATACTGTTTTTATTGAGGGTGTAGGAGCGTGTGGTATTAACGATATTGATGCGCTTTATAATTCTGTGCAGTTTTTTAAAGGTTATTTTTCTAAAAATACGCTGATCTGGCCGGGACATTCTTTTGGGATGGCGGCCGGGCAGGAACTGGATTTTCTGATGTCTAATAATCTCTATTTTATGATTGATGAAAAGAACATGTTTGCCGATTTCAGAATGCGTAAAAACAGACCTGATCCTTTAGCCTTTAAATAA
- a CDS encoding carboxypeptidase-like regulatory domain-containing protein translates to MRKRNLPAVRHYLVDGASQYDLFFDEVTIFQALLIMGHLSCLSGIIIDKFIHLKKMKKLVLYISLLCLFAILILSFTASSTAETVYYQIANRESMLDIVVIDEGAKPFPGAAVRLVELNKDTITNADGIAALKTSQHSCIMVVSFIGYQSKVIRVIRGNTTPYKVALYPERLTKK, encoded by the coding sequence TTGAGAAAACGTAATCTGCCTGCAGTTAGACACTACCTGGTAGACGGCGCGTCTCAATACGACCTCTTTTTTGATGAAGTAACTATTTTTCAGGCTTTGCTGATTATGGGGCATTTGTCCTGCTTAAGCGGTATTATAATCGATAAATTTATTCATCTCAAAAAGATGAAAAAATTAGTCCTGTATATCAGCTTGTTATGCTTATTTGCTATTTTAATACTCAGTTTTACGGCCAGTTCAACCGCAGAAACTGTTTATTATCAGATAGCTAACCGGGAATCTATGCTTGATATTGTTGTAATTGATGAAGGGGCTAAGCCTTTTCCGGGTGCAGCGGTAAGATTAGTAGAACTCAATAAAGACACGATTACGAATGCTGATGGGATAGCAGCACTAAAAACCTCTCAGCACAGTTGTATCATGGTTGTCTCCTTTATTGGTTATCAGTCTAAAGTAATCAGGGTGATCCGTGGAAATACCACACCTTATAAAGTGGCACTGTATCCTGAGCGCTTAACTAAAAAATAA
- a CDS encoding DUF5686 and carboxypeptidase regulatory-like domain-containing protein — MKKLLLSLLFLFAANLVFGQQFILKGVTSDKQNNTLPFTSIYIQGTTKGTSANTNGEYQFKLEKGHYTLIFKAVGYNQLIKQVDISADMNLSVIMEAEVYQLKDVVIKANSEDPAYEIIRNAIKKRKQHLTEVQAFSCDTYIKGVTKLKNAPKKFLGRNVQDDLKNIGLDSGKRGILYLSESVSKFNFQQPGKINEEMISSKVSGNSNGFSFNQATDFLISFYKNTIDIKELSNVGFVSPVADNAMLFYRYKFIGTFREGNDWINKIQVISRRKYDQVFNGYIYIIDDSWRIHSTDLAITNNSIIEGIDTLHIKQQFIPVNQDKWMLASQRYDYSGGLLGFKFTGTYTGVFNNYNIEPDFPPKFFTNRVMKVNADANQKDSTYWAGIRPMLLTPDERRDYVKKDSIKLVRSSAQYRDSIDRKENKFKPLKALFLGYSHQNTEEKEHWGISGPLFSINYNTIEGWIYNPKITYKKTLKDSTFLVMQLNPRYGFENKKLSANANLSYTYDPKYNAYAGIRGGTSYADFNTNYDAIPALFNTISTLFDKNNILKLYKKDFVNINSGRELSNGLYLSGSLEYASRTPLLNTSFRTAKDFPDKEFTANNPYPTLGNDYAFVANKALTLGLSLNITFAQSYIERPDFRIRQGSVYPKLQLDYRKGIKGLLNSAVDYDYAGARVFDSNKRLGMIGTFKYSLAAGKFLNRDKLYYMDFKHFAGSNIVVYTQFTDGFMLLSPYEFSTGKEFLEGHFEHNFGGLFVSKIPLFKMLKLQEVAGVNYLTSDVIKNYTEVYVGVQRFGLRLNFVKAFNYHNMSASKDNQSTTGFRISAGF; from the coding sequence ATGAAGAAACTATTACTTTCCTTACTATTCCTTTTCGCTGCAAACCTGGTTTTTGGACAGCAGTTTATCCTTAAAGGCGTCACTTCCGATAAACAAAACAATACGCTTCCATTTACGAGTATTTATATTCAGGGTACTACTAAAGGTACTTCTGCCAATACCAACGGGGAGTATCAGTTCAAACTGGAAAAAGGCCATTATACCTTAATTTTCAAAGCCGTAGGTTATAACCAGCTAATTAAACAAGTCGATATCAGCGCAGATATGAATTTGTCTGTCATTATGGAAGCTGAGGTATATCAGCTTAAAGATGTGGTGATTAAAGCAAATTCAGAAGACCCAGCCTACGAAATTATCAGAAATGCGATCAAAAAACGCAAGCAGCACCTCACAGAAGTACAAGCATTTTCTTGTGACACTTATATTAAAGGAGTAACCAAACTTAAAAATGCGCCTAAGAAATTCCTGGGCAGAAATGTACAGGATGACCTTAAAAACATAGGGCTGGATTCCGGTAAAAGAGGGATACTCTATCTTTCTGAATCGGTTTCTAAATTTAACTTTCAGCAGCCGGGTAAAATCAATGAAGAAATGATTTCTTCAAAAGTGAGCGGCAATAGTAACGGTTTTAGTTTTAATCAGGCTACAGATTTTCTGATTAGTTTTTATAAAAACACCATTGATATTAAAGAGCTGAGTAATGTAGGTTTCGTCTCACCTGTAGCTGATAACGCCATGTTGTTTTACCGCTATAAATTTATAGGAACTTTTAGAGAAGGTAATGACTGGATCAACAAGATACAGGTAATTTCACGCCGCAAATACGACCAGGTATTTAATGGCTACATTTATATCATTGATGACAGCTGGCGCATTCATAGTACAGATCTGGCGATTACCAATAATTCAATTATTGAAGGTATTGACACCCTGCATATCAAACAACAATTCATTCCGGTTAATCAAGATAAATGGATGCTGGCCAGTCAGCGGTATGATTATTCAGGTGGTCTGCTGGGCTTCAAATTTACAGGTACCTATACCGGTGTGTTCAATAACTATAATATTGAACCAGATTTTCCGCCAAAGTTCTTTACCAACAGGGTAATGAAAGTCAATGCTGATGCGAATCAAAAAGATTCAACTTATTGGGCAGGAATCCGTCCAATGCTGCTGACCCCTGATGAGCGCAGGGATTATGTAAAAAAAGACAGTATTAAACTGGTACGGAGTTCTGCTCAATACCGTGATTCAATTGATAGAAAAGAGAATAAATTCAAGCCTTTAAAAGCATTATTTTTGGGATATAGCCATCAAAACACGGAAGAAAAAGAACATTGGGGCATAAGCGGACCACTTTTTAGCATTAACTATAATACAATAGAAGGCTGGATCTATAACCCTAAAATAACCTATAAAAAAACATTGAAAGACAGTACTTTTTTAGTGATGCAGCTGAATCCACGCTATGGTTTCGAAAATAAAAAATTGAGTGCCAATGCAAATTTAAGCTATACATATGATCCAAAATACAATGCTTATGCCGGAATCCGCGGAGGAACAAGCTACGCCGATTTTAACACAAACTACGACGCTATACCTGCCCTTTTCAATACAATCAGTACGTTGTTTGATAAGAATAATATCTTAAAACTATACAAAAAGGATTTTGTAAATATCAATTCAGGCAGAGAACTCAGTAATGGATTATATCTTTCAGGTAGTCTTGAATATGCCAGCAGAACGCCTTTGCTGAATACTTCTTTCAGAACAGCTAAAGACTTTCCTGACAAAGAATTTACAGCAAATAATCCATACCCTACCCTGGGCAATGATTACGCATTTGTGGCAAACAAGGCGCTTACCCTTGGTTTATCACTAAATATCACCTTTGCTCAAAGTTATATTGAGCGTCCTGATTTCAGGATCAGACAGGGTTCTGTTTATCCAAAGCTTCAGCTGGATTATCGTAAAGGGATAAAAGGTTTGTTAAACTCAGCTGTAGACTATGATTATGCAGGTGCCCGTGTTTTTGATTCAAACAAGAGACTGGGGATGATCGGTACCTTCAAATATAGTTTAGCAGCAGGGAAATTCCTCAACAGGGACAAATTGTATTATATGGATTTCAAGCATTTTGCAGGGAGTAATATTGTGGTTTACACTCAGTTTACCGATGGTTTTATGCTGCTCAGTCCTTATGAATTCAGTACAGGAAAGGAATTTCTGGAAGGGCATTTCGAACATAATTTCGGAGGCCTTTTTGTGAGTAAAATTCCGTTGTTTAAAATGTTAAAACTACAGGAAGTTGCGGGAGTAAATTACCTGACTTCTGATGTGATCAAAAATTACACGGAAGTATATGTCGGTGTACAGCGCTTTGGATTAAGGTTAAACTTTGTTAAAGCTTTTAATTATCATAACATGAGCGCTTCAAAAGATAACCAAAGTACTACAGGATTCAGGATCTCAGCAGGATTCTAA
- a CDS encoding STM3941 family protein has protein sequence MVVEFFRNRKKSINLLLILSGVLVLMLLILLYSSGIISDGTIIAKGVAFSSIGSIILAIIIIKTMISLKDKSPLIVLAPEGITAKVTAVSKAAGLILWQDIDDIQLHKVGGDTLVTLIINNPEPYSAKIRKKLSSIALEKDQDLQIYMTASVLDISVEELFDQVTAYKAHLNPGAASL, from the coding sequence ATGGTAGTAGAATTTTTCAGAAACAGAAAGAAATCAATTAACTTATTATTGATATTGTCAGGCGTACTAGTACTCATGCTGCTGATCCTGTTGTACAGCAGCGGAATCATTTCTGACGGAACTATAATTGCGAAAGGTGTTGCTTTTTCTTCTATAGGCAGTATAATACTGGCTATTATTATCATAAAAACGATGATTTCCTTAAAAGATAAGTCTCCTTTAATTGTGCTGGCTCCAGAAGGAATCACGGCAAAGGTTACTGCTGTGAGTAAAGCCGCTGGTTTAATTTTATGGCAGGATATTGATGATATACAGCTTCATAAAGTTGGAGGAGATACACTGGTTACTTTAATTATTAATAATCCTGAGCCGTATTCAGCAAAGATTCGCAAAAAACTGAGTTCAATTGCTTTGGAAAAAGATCAGGATCTGCAAATTTATATGACTGCTTCAGTTCTGGACATCAGCGTAGAAGAACTTTTTGATCAGGTAACTGCATACAAGGCGCACCTAAATCCAGGGGCTGCTTCGCTGTAA